From the genome of Candidatus Effluviviaceae Genus V sp.:
GGCTTCATGAAGAAGGGCAAACTCAGGGGCCGCAGACGATAGACCGGGCCCCGGCCGTGCGGTCGGGGACCTCGAGGGAGACGAGATGATCATCGTTCTTGCAGGAGCACCGGGCGCGGGCAAAGGCACGCACGCGAAGCGTGTGGCCGGCACGTTCGGGGTTCCTCATGTCTCGACCGGCGATCTGCTGCGCGGCGCCGTCGAGGCCGGGACGGAGCTCGGGAAGAAGGCCCACGGGTACATGGAGGCCGGAGAGCTCGTTCCGGACGAGATCATGCTGTCGGTCGTCGGAGAGCTTCTGGATTCCCCGGAGTGGGCCGACGGCGTCGTCCTCGACGGCTTTCCGAGGACGCTGCCGCAGGCCGAGGGCTTCGACAGGCTTCTCGACGGGCGCGGTCGTTCGGTCGATCTGGTCGTCTTCTTCGATCTCTCCGAGGAGGCGGCCGTCGAGCGCCTGAGCGCGAGACTCTCG
Proteins encoded in this window:
- a CDS encoding adenylate kinase, with the translated sequence MIIVLAGAPGAGKGTHAKRVAGTFGVPHVSTGDLLRGAVEAGTELGKKAHGYMEAGELVPDEIMLSVVGELLDSPEWADGVVLDGFPRTLPQAEGFDRLLDGRGRSVDLVVFFDLSEEAAVERLSARLSCPRDGTVYNLKTKPPKNDELCDVCGGPLERRADDEPETIRARHEEYRRLTGPMIEHYKDQGLVARIDAERGIDAVWQQVSEALEDLTADSGSGDAR